From Streptomyces sp. NBC_01460, a single genomic window includes:
- a CDS encoding DUF881 domain-containing protein, whose amino-acid sequence MNNEQNPSSGHGPGNGERPGALPAEAPVPTPPPPAPAEEVSGRQRLRAGLWPPRVSRAQLIVALLLFVLGLGLAIQVRSNSDNSALRGARQEDLVRILDELDNRTERLEDEKQRLDDQRTELENSSDQAEEARKQTLEKERQLGILAGTVAAHGPGITLTISDPGGAVEADMLLDTIQELRAAGAEAIEVDGVRVVADTYFSGDGGELRVDGRRIEAPYEFKVIGKPQDLEPALNIPGGVVQTLEKEQATAEVARADDIVVDALRPAKQPDHARSSSR is encoded by the coding sequence ATGAACAACGAACAGAACCCGAGCAGCGGACACGGCCCCGGCAACGGGGAGCGCCCGGGTGCGCTCCCCGCCGAGGCGCCCGTGCCGACTCCGCCCCCTCCTGCCCCGGCCGAGGAGGTGTCCGGCCGCCAGCGGCTGCGGGCGGGTCTCTGGCCCCCGAGGGTGAGCAGGGCCCAACTCATCGTGGCACTCCTGTTGTTCGTCCTCGGCCTGGGACTGGCCATCCAGGTGAGGTCGAACAGCGACAACAGCGCTTTGCGCGGTGCCCGCCAGGAGGACCTGGTCCGCATCCTCGACGAGCTCGACAACCGCACCGAGCGTCTCGAGGACGAGAAGCAGCGCCTCGACGACCAGCGCACGGAGCTGGAGAACAGCTCCGACCAGGCCGAGGAAGCCCGGAAACAGACGCTGGAGAAGGAGCGGCAGCTCGGTATCCTGGCAGGTACCGTCGCGGCGCACGGTCCGGGTATCACGCTGACCATCAGTGACCCGGGCGGCGCCGTCGAGGCCGACATGCTCCTCGACACCATCCAGGAGCTGCGTGCCGCGGGCGCGGAGGCGATCGAGGTCGACGGCGTGCGGGTGGTGGCCGATACGTACTTCTCCGGAGACGGGGGAGAATTGAGGGTGGACGGCCGGAGGATCGAGGCTCCCTACGAGTTCAAGGTCATCGGCAAGCCACAGGATCTGGAACCGGCTCTGAACATCCCAGGCGGTGTGGTGCAGACGCTGGAGAAGGAGCAGGCCACGGCGGAGGTGGCGCGTGCCGACGACATCGTCGTGGACGCCCTGCGGCCGGCGAAACAGCCTGATCACGCTCGGTCGTCGTCACGGTGA
- the ftsR gene encoding transcriptional regulator FtsR has translation MLRTPTGGAGHGTAAAGERAMSIGTVLLQLRDEFPEVTISKIRFLEAEGLIEPQRTPSGYRKFSPADVERLAQVLRMQRDHYLPLKVIREHLEALACGEQAALPPGGGQGDPADPRWDQEPGAATAARIGRSELLAATEATEEQLDEWESYGLIVPAAGGSYDAEAVTVARLVADLGRFGLEPRHLRAVKAAAEREAGLVEQVVAPLRRHRNPQTRAHAEATAKELAELSVRLHAALVQTALKVSFH, from the coding sequence ATGCTGCGAACACCTACAGGCGGTGCCGGTCACGGCACCGCCGCCGCGGGCGAGCGCGCGATGAGCATCGGCACGGTGCTTCTGCAGCTGCGCGACGAGTTTCCCGAAGTCACGATCTCCAAGATCCGCTTCCTGGAGGCGGAGGGGCTCATCGAGCCCCAGCGGACGCCTTCGGGCTACCGGAAGTTCAGCCCTGCCGACGTCGAGCGGCTGGCCCAGGTGCTGCGCATGCAGCGGGACCACTACCTGCCGCTCAAGGTCATCCGTGAGCACCTCGAAGCGCTGGCGTGCGGCGAACAGGCGGCCCTGCCGCCCGGTGGCGGGCAGGGCGATCCGGCAGACCCCCGCTGGGACCAGGAGCCGGGTGCGGCCACAGCGGCCCGTATCGGACGCTCCGAGCTCCTTGCCGCCACCGAGGCCACCGAGGAGCAGCTCGACGAGTGGGAGTCGTACGGGCTGATCGTGCCCGCCGCCGGGGGCAGCTACGACGCCGAGGCCGTGACCGTGGCGCGGCTCGTGGCGGACCTGGGCCGATTCGGCCTCGAGCCCCGGCATCTGCGGGCCGTCAAGGCGGCCGCGGAGCGCGAGGCAGGGCTGGTCGAACAGGTGGTCGCGCCCCTGCGCCGGCACCGGAATCCGCAGACCAGGGCCCATGCGGAGGCCACCGCGAAGGAGCTCGCGGAGCTGTCCGTCCGGCTCCACGCCGCGCTGGTCCAGACGGCTCTGAAGGTCAGTTTCCACTGA
- a CDS encoding DNA polymerase IV — MRAAPTILHLDMDAFYASAEQAAKPSLRGKPVVVGGLGMRGVVATASYEARRLGVHSAMPMAQARRLAPNAAYLVPRFALYRTVSDQVMGLLGRLSPLVEPLSLDEAFVDLEAGGVADDAASARAIGGQLRTVIRAVTGLSGSVGLAGSKMLAKIASEEAKPDGLLLIEPGTERELLAPMPVRTLPGVGPATGDHLRRAGMTLVSHLAEAGEAELVRLLGKAHGVALHRMARGYDDRPVVAERDAKSVSVEDTFDVDLHDRVRVRSEVERLADRCVRRLRDAGRSGRTVVLKVRRYDFSTLTRSETLRGPTDDPAVVREAAARLLEAVDTTGGVRLLGVGVTGLADFTQEDLFAQAAEAEHAAEGSAAAAPDEHDDTAERAADRGPRESGEPPSSRRWPAGHDVRHDVHGHGWVQGSGVGRVTVRFEEPWTGPGRVRTFRIDDPHLRPAEPLPLVRDPVDYSSWPASLPKSLSGAGPAEGEESSP; from the coding sequence GTGAGAGCCGCGCCCACCATTCTGCATCTGGACATGGATGCCTTCTACGCCTCTGCGGAGCAGGCGGCGAAGCCAAGCCTGCGTGGCAAACCGGTGGTGGTGGGCGGCCTGGGGATGCGCGGCGTGGTCGCCACCGCGTCGTACGAGGCGCGGCGGCTGGGTGTGCATTCGGCGATGCCGATGGCACAGGCACGGCGGCTCGCTCCCAACGCCGCGTATCTGGTCCCGCGTTTCGCGCTCTACCGCACGGTGAGCGACCAGGTGATGGGGCTCCTCGGGCGGCTCTCACCCCTCGTCGAACCGCTCAGCCTGGACGAGGCGTTCGTCGATCTGGAGGCCGGCGGGGTCGCCGACGACGCGGCGTCCGCCCGCGCGATCGGCGGGCAGCTGCGCACCGTGATCAGGGCCGTCACCGGCCTCAGTGGCTCCGTCGGACTGGCCGGCTCCAAGATGCTGGCCAAGATCGCCTCCGAGGAGGCCAAGCCGGACGGTCTGCTGCTGATCGAGCCCGGCACCGAGCGTGAGCTCCTGGCGCCCATGCCGGTGCGGACCCTCCCGGGTGTGGGGCCCGCCACCGGCGACCATCTCCGGCGCGCCGGCATGACCCTTGTCAGTCACCTGGCGGAGGCGGGCGAGGCGGAGCTCGTACGGCTGCTGGGCAAGGCGCACGGCGTCGCGCTCCACCGCATGGCGCGGGGCTACGACGACCGTCCCGTCGTCGCCGAGAGGGACGCCAAGTCCGTGTCGGTCGAGGACACCTTCGACGTGGACCTGCACGACCGTGTGCGGGTCAGGTCGGAGGTGGAGCGGCTCGCGGACCGGTGCGTGCGTCGGCTGCGGGACGCGGGGCGGTCCGGGCGCACCGTGGTCCTCAAGGTGCGCCGCTACGACTTCTCGACGCTCACCCGGTCGGAGACCCTGCGCGGCCCCACCGACGACCCCGCGGTGGTCCGCGAGGCCGCCGCACGGCTTCTGGAGGCCGTGGACACGACCGGCGGCGTCCGGCTGCTCGGAGTGGGCGTCACGGGGCTGGCGGACTTCACGCAGGAGGACCTGTTCGCGCAGGCCGCCGAGGCCGAGCACGCAGCGGAGGGGTCCGCGGCCGCCGCCCCGGACGAACACGACGACACGGCGGAGAGGGCCGCCGACCGGGGCCCCCGGGAGAGCGGCGAGCCGCCGTCCTCGCGACGCTGGCCGGCCGGACACGACGTACGGCACGACGTCCACGGGCACGGCTGGGTGCAGGGCAGTGGCGTCGGCAGGGTCACCGTGCGTTTCGAGGAGCCGTGGACGGGCCCGGGCCGGGTGCGTACGTTCCGCATCGACGACCCGCACCTTCGGCCGGCCGAACCGCTTCCCCTGGTGCGGGATCCGGTGGACTACTCCTCGTGGCCGGCCAGTTTGCCGAAGTCCTTGTCGGGGGCAGGGCCGGCCGAGGGCGAGGAGTCCAGTCCGTAA
- a CDS encoding PRC-barrel domain-containing protein, which yields MQTDIDPRSLIGRKAFDRRGAKIGTVDEVYLDDATGVPEWAAVRTGLFTRDAFVPLEPSEFVDGALRIPFDRGLIKDAPDFGVGRHLSPEQELQLYRHYGLDSSPSAGPAPDKDFGKLAGHEE from the coding sequence GTGCAGACCGACATCGATCCGCGCAGCCTGATCGGCCGCAAGGCCTTCGACCGTCGTGGTGCCAAGATCGGTACGGTGGACGAGGTCTATCTCGACGATGCGACCGGGGTACCCGAGTGGGCCGCCGTACGCACCGGACTCTTCACCCGGGACGCGTTCGTCCCGCTGGAACCGAGCGAATTCGTCGACGGGGCGCTGCGGATCCCCTTCGACCGGGGCCTGATCAAGGACGCCCCCGACTTCGGCGTGGGCCGCCACCTCTCGCCCGAGCAGGAGCTGCAGCTCTACCGGCATTACGGACTGGACTCCTCGCCCTCGGCCGGCCCTGCCCCCGACAAGGACTTCGGCAAACTGGCCGGCCACGAGGAGTAG
- a CDS encoding DUF5999 family protein: MCQHQPPCPSADSNDREAARLMAHHPEQGWSLLCNGVLLFEDTGELLPNGQIIAPHRSLKSGQVMKAA, encoded by the coding sequence ATGTGCCAGCACCAGCCACCCTGCCCGTCCGCCGACTCCAACGACCGGGAAGCCGCGCGCCTGATGGCCCACCACCCGGAACAGGGCTGGAGTCTCCTGTGCAACGGCGTCCTGCTCTTCGAGGACACCGGTGAGCTGCTCCCGAACGGGCAGATCATCGCCCCGCACCGCTCGCTGAAGAGCGGTCAGGTGATGAAGGCCGCCTGA
- a CDS encoding FHA domain-containing protein, which yields MKLFAKLFGKSAREDSGSAARHRAPRQGQGAEEQGSERPLFRDEVQGSAGGTGASSVDPGGAGRIGFGESSTSSTGGGFASAPEGSSMPVCTRCGHQNAEASRFCSNCGAPLRGGVPERAAETTSTISISGIEAYEAEVTGQTAVPSLSPEAQAAVDALPAGSALLVVRRGPNSGSRFLLDGDLTTAGRHPQSDIFLDDVTVSRRHVEFHRSPDGSFTVGDVGSLNGTYVNRERIDSVALTNGDEVQIGKYRLVFYASQRGV from the coding sequence GTGAAGTTGTTTGCGAAGTTGTTCGGAAAGAGCGCCCGCGAGGACAGCGGCAGCGCTGCCCGTCACCGTGCCCCGCGTCAGGGCCAGGGCGCCGAGGAGCAGGGCTCGGAGCGCCCGCTCTTCCGCGACGAGGTACAGGGGTCCGCCGGTGGGACCGGCGCGTCGTCCGTTGACCCCGGAGGTGCAGGCCGCATAGGTTTCGGGGAATCATCAACCTCGAGTACGGGTGGAGGGTTCGCCTCCGCTCCGGAGGGCTCGTCCATGCCGGTCTGTACGAGGTGCGGGCATCAGAATGCCGAGGCCAGCCGTTTCTGCTCCAACTGCGGCGCGCCGCTGAGGGGCGGAGTACCCGAGCGTGCCGCGGAGACGACCTCGACGATCTCGATCTCCGGCATCGAGGCGTACGAGGCCGAGGTGACCGGCCAGACGGCCGTCCCGTCGCTCTCCCCGGAGGCACAGGCCGCGGTCGACGCCCTGCCCGCGGGGTCCGCACTGCTGGTGGTCCGCCGCGGCCCGAACTCCGGCAGCCGATTCCTGCTGGACGGCGACCTGACGACGGCCGGCCGTCACCCGCAGAGCGACATCTTCCTCGACGACGTGACCGTGTCGCGGCGTCATGTGGAGTTCCACAGGAGCCCGGACGGTAGTTTCACCGTGGGTGATGTCGGCAGCCTCAACGGTACCTACGTCAACCGCGAGCGCATCGATTCCGTCGCGCTGACCAACGGCGACGAAGTCCAGATCGGGAAGTACCGACTGGTCTTCTACGCGAGCCAGCGGGGCGTGTGA
- a CDS encoding small basic family protein — protein sequence MIAVLGLVVGVVVGLLVRPEVPAVVEPYLPIAVVAALDAVFGGLRAMLDGIFVDKVFVVSFLSNVVVAALIVFLGDKLGVGAQLSTGVVVVLGIRIFSNAAAIRRHVFRA from the coding sequence GTGATCGCCGTACTGGGCCTCGTCGTGGGAGTCGTGGTCGGACTGTTGGTCCGGCCCGAAGTGCCGGCGGTGGTCGAGCCCTACCTGCCGATCGCCGTGGTGGCCGCGCTCGACGCCGTCTTCGGCGGTCTGCGGGCCATGCTCGACGGGATCTTCGTCGACAAGGTCTTCGTGGTGTCGTTCCTGTCGAACGTCGTGGTCGCCGCGCTCATCGTCTTCCTCGGCGACAAGCTGGGCGTCGGAGCCCAGCTCTCCACCGGTGTGGTGGTCGTGCTCGGCATCCGGATCTTCTCCAACGCGGCGGCCATCCGCCGCCACGTCTTCCGGGCGTGA
- a CDS encoding bifunctional nuclease family protein, with the protein MNELDVVGVRVEMPSNQPIVLLREVGGDRYLPIWIGPGEATAIAFAQQGMAPARPLTHDLFKDVLEAVGQELTEVRITDLREGVFYAELVFASGVEVSARPSDAIALALRTGTPIYGSDGVLDDAGIAIPDEQEDEVEKFREFLDQISPEDFGTNSQ; encoded by the coding sequence GTGAACGAGCTCGACGTTGTGGGTGTCCGGGTGGAAATGCCCTCCAACCAACCGATCGTGCTCCTGCGTGAAGTGGGAGGCGACCGGTACCTCCCTATTTGGATCGGTCCTGGGGAAGCGACCGCGATCGCCTTCGCCCAGCAGGGCATGGCTCCGGCCAGGCCGCTGACCCATGATCTCTTCAAGGATGTGCTCGAGGCCGTCGGCCAGGAGCTCACCGAGGTCCGCATCACGGACCTCAGAGAAGGGGTCTTCTACGCGGAGCTGGTCTTCGCCAGCGGGGTCGAGGTGAGTGCGCGGCCGTCCGACGCCATAGCGCTCGCCCTGCGCACCGGCACGCCGATCTACGGCAGTGACGGGGTGCTCGACGACGCCGGCATCGCCATCCCGGACGAGCAGGAGGACGAGGTGGAGAAGTTCCGCGAGTTCCTCGACCAGATCTCGCCGGAGGACTTCGGCACGAACAGCCAGTGA
- a CDS encoding MerR family transcriptional regulator, with amino-acid sequence MRISGDGTAAGGPYRQHGSAADHSIRQPVQPAVVAADGVAEAGDIGYRGPTACAAAGITYRQLDYWARTGLVEPSVRPAYGSGTQRLYSFRDVVLLKIVKRFLDTGVALQNIRTTVQHLRARGFTDLERMTLMSDGATVYECSSPDEVVSLLQGGQGVFGIAVGVVWRDVDAALSQLHGERVDTGETLIGHNPADELARRRNRAG; translated from the coding sequence GTGAGAATCAGCGGCGACGGTACGGCTGCGGGTGGGCCGTACCGGCAGCACGGCAGTGCGGCCGACCACTCCATCAGACAGCCGGTTCAGCCGGCGGTGGTGGCAGCGGACGGTGTGGCAGAGGCAGGGGACATCGGCTACCGGGGGCCTACAGCGTGCGCGGCTGCCGGCATCACCTACCGACAGCTCGACTACTGGGCGCGCACGGGGCTCGTGGAGCCGAGCGTGCGTCCCGCGTACGGGTCGGGGACACAGCGTCTCTACAGCTTCCGGGACGTGGTTCTGCTCAAGATCGTCAAGCGTTTCCTGGACACGGGGGTCGCCCTTCAGAACATCCGCACCACCGTGCAGCACCTCAGGGCCCGCGGGTTCACGGATCTGGAGCGGATGACCCTGATGAGTGACGGGGCGACGGTCTACGAGTGCTCGTCGCCGGACGAGGTCGTGAGTCTGCTCCAGGGCGGCCAGGGCGTCTTCGGCATCGCGGTGGGGGTCGTCTGGCGCGACGTCGACGCGGCGCTGTCCCAGCTCCACGGAGAGCGTGTCGACACGGGGGAGACGCTGATCGGTCACAACCCCGCGGATGAGCTGGCTCGGCGGCGCAACCGCGCGGGCTGA
- the gcvP gene encoding aminomethyl-transferring glycine dehydrogenase, giving the protein MTPRRTPLSQLEQGIPFEQRHIGPDAGAQAKMLAQVGYGSLDELTAAAVPDVIRSAEALNLPEARTEAEVLAELRSLADRNQVLAPMIGLGYYGTFTPPVILRNVMENPAWYTAYTPYQPEISQGRLEALLNFQTMVADLTGLPTSGASLLDEGTAAAEAMALARRVGKVKNGVFLVDADTLPQTVAVIETRAEPTGVEVVVADLTGGIPAEVAERGVFGVLLQYPGASGAVRDIKPVIEQAHELGAIVSVAADLLALTLLTSPGELGADIAVGTTQRFGVPMGFGGPHAGFMAVREKFARSLPGRLVGVSVDADGNKAYRLALQTREQHIRREKATSNICTAQVLLAVMAGMYAVYHGPDGLRTIAGRTHRFAAILAEGLRASGAEVVHGAYFDTLTVRVPGKAAQVVADARERGVNLRLVDADHVSVACDETTTRARVAAVWAAFGAGGDIEALDAETADALPEGLLRTDAVLTHPVFHQHRSETAMLRYLRKLADRDYALDRGMIPLGSCTMKLNATAEMESITWPEFGALHPFAPAEQAQGFLTLIRELEERLAEVTGYDAVSIQPNAGSQGEFAGLLAVRAYHRANGEHERTVCLIPSSAHGTNAASAVMAGMKVVVVQTADDGEVDIEDLRAKIAKHRDELAVLMITYPSTHGVFEEHVADICGEVHEAGGQVYVDGANLNALVGLAKPGHFGGDVSHLNLHKTFCIPHGGGGPGVGPVGVRAHLAPYLPNHPLQPAAGPETGVGPISAAPWGSAGILPISWAYVRLMGGEGLKRATQVAVLAANYIAKRLEPHFPILYNGPAGLVAHECIVDLRPISKATGVSIDDIAKRLIDYGFHSPTMSFPVAGTLMIEPTESEDLAELDRFCDTMIAIRGEIDKVASGEWSADDNPLRNAPHTAAALGGEWAHAYTREEAVFPAGVTPSDKYWPPVRRIDGAFGDRNLVCSCPPLDAYDQ; this is encoded by the coding sequence ATGACCCCCCGTCGCACTCCGCTCTCCCAGCTGGAGCAGGGCATTCCGTTCGAGCAGCGCCACATCGGGCCCGATGCCGGGGCGCAGGCGAAGATGCTCGCCCAGGTCGGCTACGGCTCCCTCGACGAGCTCACCGCCGCCGCCGTGCCCGACGTGATCAGGAGCGCCGAGGCGCTGAACCTGCCCGAGGCGCGCACCGAGGCCGAGGTCCTGGCCGAGCTGCGGAGCCTCGCCGACCGCAACCAGGTGCTCGCACCGATGATCGGCCTGGGCTACTACGGCACGTTCACCCCGCCCGTCATCCTGCGCAACGTCATGGAGAACCCCGCCTGGTACACGGCCTACACGCCGTACCAGCCGGAGATCTCCCAGGGGCGCCTCGAGGCCCTCCTGAACTTCCAGACGATGGTCGCCGACCTCACCGGGCTTCCCACCTCCGGCGCCTCGCTCCTCGACGAGGGCACCGCGGCCGCCGAGGCCATGGCGCTGGCGCGCCGCGTCGGCAAGGTGAAGAACGGCGTCTTCCTGGTCGACGCCGACACCCTGCCGCAGACCGTCGCGGTGATCGAGACCCGCGCCGAGCCGACCGGCGTCGAGGTCGTCGTCGCCGACCTCACCGGGGGCATCCCGGCGGAGGTCGCCGAACGCGGCGTCTTCGGGGTGCTGCTCCAGTACCCGGGCGCCTCCGGCGCCGTACGCGACATCAAGCCCGTCATCGAGCAGGCGCACGAGCTGGGGGCGATCGTCTCCGTCGCGGCCGACCTGCTGGCCCTGACGCTCCTCACCTCGCCCGGCGAGCTGGGCGCGGACATCGCCGTCGGCACGACGCAGCGCTTCGGCGTCCCGATGGGCTTCGGCGGACCGCACGCCGGCTTCATGGCCGTACGCGAGAAGTTCGCCCGCAGCCTGCCCGGCCGCCTCGTCGGGGTGTCCGTCGACGCCGACGGCAACAAGGCCTACCGCCTGGCGCTGCAGACCCGTGAGCAGCACATCCGCCGCGAGAAGGCCACCAGCAACATCTGCACCGCCCAGGTGCTGCTCGCCGTCATGGCCGGCATGTACGCCGTCTACCACGGTCCCGACGGGCTGCGGACGATCGCCGGGCGCACCCACCGGTTCGCCGCCATCCTCGCCGAGGGGCTGCGGGCCTCCGGCGCGGAGGTCGTGCACGGCGCGTACTTCGACACCCTCACCGTCCGTGTGCCGGGCAAGGCCGCCCAGGTGGTCGCCGACGCCCGCGAGCGCGGGGTGAACCTGCGCCTGGTCGACGCCGACCATGTCTCCGTCGCCTGCGACGAGACCACGACCCGCGCCCGGGTCGCGGCCGTCTGGGCGGCCTTCGGGGCCGGCGGCGACATCGAGGCGCTGGACGCGGAGACCGCCGACGCGCTGCCCGAGGGGCTGCTGCGCACCGACGCCGTCCTCACCCACCCGGTCTTCCACCAGCACCGTTCCGAGACGGCGATGCTGCGCTACCTGCGTAAGCTCGCCGACCGCGACTACGCGCTGGACCGCGGCATGATCCCGCTCGGCTCCTGCACCATGAAGCTGAACGCGACCGCCGAGATGGAATCGATCACCTGGCCCGAATTCGGCGCGCTTCACCCCTTCGCGCCCGCCGAGCAGGCACAAGGCTTCCTCACCCTCATCCGTGAGCTGGAGGAGCGCCTCGCCGAGGTCACCGGTTACGACGCCGTCTCCATCCAGCCCAACGCCGGCTCGCAGGGCGAGTTCGCCGGGCTGCTGGCCGTGCGCGCCTATCACCGGGCCAACGGCGAGCACGAACGCACCGTCTGCCTGATCCCCTCCTCCGCGCACGGCACCAATGCGGCGAGCGCGGTGATGGCCGGCATGAAGGTCGTCGTCGTGCAGACCGCCGACGACGGAGAGGTCGACATAGAGGATCTCCGGGCCAAGATCGCCAAGCATCGCGACGAGCTCGCCGTCCTCATGATCACCTACCCCTCGACACACGGTGTCTTCGAGGAGCACGTCGCCGACATCTGCGGTGAGGTGCACGAGGCCGGCGGCCAGGTGTACGTGGACGGTGCCAACCTCAACGCGCTGGTCGGTCTCGCCAAGCCGGGCCACTTCGGCGGCGACGTCTCCCACCTGAACCTGCACAAGACCTTCTGCATCCCGCACGGCGGCGGCGGCCCGGGTGTCGGCCCGGTCGGTGTGCGCGCCCACCTGGCGCCGTACCTCCCCAACCACCCCCTCCAGCCCGCGGCGGGTCCGGAGACCGGCGTCGGCCCGATCTCGGCCGCCCCGTGGGGTTCGGCGGGAATCCTGCCGATCTCGTGGGCCTACGTACGCCTGATGGGCGGCGAGGGTCTGAAGCGTGCGACGCAGGTGGCCGTACTCGCGGCCAACTACATCGCCAAGCGTCTCGAACCGCACTTCCCGATCCTCTACAACGGCCCGGCCGGTCTGGTCGCGCACGAGTGCATCGTGGACCTGCGGCCGATCTCGAAGGCGACCGGCGTGAGCATCGACGACATCGCCAAGCGGCTGATCGACTACGGCTTCCACTCACCGACCATGTCCTTCCCGGTGGCGGGGACGCTGATGATCGAGCCGACCGAGAGTGAGGACCTCGCCGAGCTCGACCGATTCTGCGACACGATGATCGCCATCCGCGGGGAGATCGACAAGGTCGCCTCCGGCGAGTGGAGCGCGGACGACAACCCGCTGCGCAACGCTCCGCACACGGCGGCCGCCCTCGGTGGCGAGTGGGCCCACGCCTACACCCGCGAAGAGGCGGTCTTCCCGGCCGGTGTCACGCCCTCGGACAAGTACTGGCCGCCGGTCCGCCGCATCGACGGGGCGTTCGGCGACCGCAACCTGGTCTGCTCCTGCCCCCCGCTGGACGCGTACGACCAGTAG